Genomic segment of Shewanella sp. OMA3-2:
TTGTAAACCTGGAAACCCTTCTAGCTGCACCAAAGCATCTTTTAAGCGCATTAACAGCATATGCTGGCCTTTGTCTGTGTGCACTTTTAAATAGTGGTCATCCATTTCTAAACACAGTAATTGCCCGCGCTTTTCTAGCGGTAATAGCGCCATAAACTGCTCAATTTGAATGGTATTGACGTCTTGACTTTGTTGATGCTGTTCAATGACCTTTTTTGATTGCTCAATGACTAGCTTTGACAGCTCAAGTTGCTGTTTTTGATGGTGAAGATGGTTTTGTAACATACTGGTAAAGGTAATTATGCTGCCTATCACGAGAGTGTTAGGCAGTGCGAGTAAAAAATGGTGATTTAACTGTAACGTGTGATCAAAAAACAACCAGCCAATAAAAGGCACAATTAGACTCATTACTAAGCTGGCTAACAGTGATGAAATGGCTACCCGATGCCAGGGAGTGGTTACGCTTTTTGCGAGGTATTTATGGCCTACACTAATCAGCGGCATATAAATTAAGTAGCCACAAAGGCAGGTAAACACCCAATAACTCATCGACAAAAATAGGGTGTATTGATCCATACCAAAAGGACGCATAAAGCCGATAAATAGCCCAATTAATACCACAACAAGTAGTTGCTGAAATAA
This window contains:
- a CDS encoding LytTR family DNA-binding domain-containing protein; translation: MTNREIPLNNQQLKPKQTKLKLFQQLLVVVLIGLFIGFMRPFGMDQYTLFLSMSYWVFTCLCGYLIYMPLISVGHKYLAKSVTTPWHRVAISSLLASLVMSLIVPFIGWLFFDHTLQLNHHFLLALPNTLVIGSIITFTSMLQNHLHHQKQQLELSKLVIEQSKKVIEQHQQSQDVNTIQIEQFMALLPLEKRGQLLCLEMDDHYLKVHTDKGQHMLLMRLKDALVQLEGFPGLQTHRSWWVANQAVVSVSKENRKMSLLLSNHLEVPVSRTFAEAVKANLAL